From Besnoitia besnoiti strain Bb-Ger1 chromosome X, whole genome shotgun sequence, one genomic window encodes:
- a CDS encoding TB2/DP1, HVA22 family protein (encoded by transcript BESB_016750) produces MISILGNFLGTLLVFGVSFVYPAYLTFRFLLAHRAQGDGARPNFPPTEYIQHVFYWVLYAWLTVFTGFVLSKISAFIPLYHELRAALFYWLASPDFKGAGWLWLVILSPHYGAVDAMIRDLYERFCPPSLKSYLSVVAEGGENAVEQAFRRDRTANKQLDGESLKSK; encoded by the coding sequence ATGATTTCCATTCTGGGAAACTTTCTCGGTACGCTCCTCGTTTTCGGGGTGAGCTTCGTGTATCCGGCGTACCTGACATTCCGTTTCTTGTTGGCGCACCGCGCacagggcgacggcgcacggCCGAACTTCCCCCCAACAGAGTATATCCAGCATGTTTTTTACTGGGTGCTTTACGCGTGGCTGACGGTGTTCACGGGCTTCGTTCTCTCCAAAATATCCGCTTTCATTCCTCTGTATCATGaactccgcgccgcgctcttctACTGGCTCGCCAGCCCCGACTTCAAGGGCGCGGGCTGGCTGTGGCTTGTCATTCTGAGCCCTCACTACGGCGCTGTGGACGCCATGATCCGCGACCTCTACGAGCGGTTCTGTCCCCCCTCGCTCAAATCCTACCTCTCTGTCGTCgccgagggaggagagaacGCAGTGGAAcaggccttccgccgcgaccgcacCGCCAACAAGCAGCTGGACGGCGAGAGCTTAAAGAGCAAGTGA
- a CDS encoding hypothetical protein (encoded by transcript BESB_016730), with translation MGRASEGAVTAEDAEHGEKARTDAAAKDREARRGRGEGAASQEETREAPLTLCDEFAHTQRLEEAALRDSRQTTQRSVADGQEGGSEGERERAADRDGSRSASELHPAEANAEACGRDPDGAVVSLPERCESADLEEQSECLPEHLRLAFFALLDDEKARALPSPASSSAPSASRPPSAPTPPSSWSSSGP, from the exons ATGGGAAGGGCTTCGGAAGGAGCAGTGacggcagaagacgcagaacatggcgagaaggcgcggacaGACGCAGCCGCCAAAGATCGCGAAGCGCGTcgagggaggggagagggcgcagcgagccaggaggaaacgcgagaggCTCCGCTGACGCTGTGCGACGAGTTCGCGCACACTCAGAGACTtgaagaggcggcgctgagagACAGCCGGCAGACGACACAGCGCAGCGTCGCAGACGGACAAGAGGGAGGGagcgagggggagagagagcgagccgcagaccgcgacggcagccgcagcgcctcagaACTGCatccggcggaggcgaatgCAGAGGCGTGCGGGAGAGATCCAGACGGAGCTGTCGTGTCGCTTCCCGAGCG GTGCGAATCGGCGGATCTCGAAGAGCAGAGCGAGTGTCTTCCAGAACATCTTCGGCTGGCGTTTTTCGCGCTGCTtgacgacgagaaggcgcgggcgctccCCTCCccggcttcctcttctgcgccttctgcttcgcgtccACCCTCTGCGCCcacgccgccttcttcctggTCTTCCTCAGGTCCCTAG
- a CDS encoding hypothetical protein (encoded by transcript BESB_016740) — protein MKPSPLAAAFASAATAGPSSSLFGGGGSLAASASSLPAASSASPFASSSSLFPAASASSSAPFSSFSCSVSSSSADSLFASSSSAPGPPPSAPPFPSAPASSQVSALGSAGSAAPAPRRPACVSLSPPRGSSPSKMVSLSAAPLGSRTASPSLAPSAAVAASASFALSAAAAFSASGSGSALPGRKKAPFVATGGRDRLYTPEGDSVPPPLPTHRVRKLSTRSGVPGAELGAAESANPLLVETEKENPILLKIQDPLQILHQDAGAAAEGAGEAAAAEKGASSFFVGRLYGFCSEEEMLDKQQVCTTSDFERLEAVVPGDPEARIINPLLAVASFRRSDAGKPFHPVGTRPAVWCRRTVHHLLTYSVDADLTNPAGAASDCGFSRGAEKKYLVSRQGRGYAFLDVYNFVRDRLRACWQHLTVQHVQKHRAYIETLEISFRFLIFAEHALASDPSFDRVSNQGLMQTCLDKLMHGYEAVRSFQAKRDFHAYLQRCSELAQANTPSLADVLVYASAYEGEFWGYRILSLMSVSDSERALMGILQRVPAGLLAHRSVRFARAAFEAFRTANVRRYVQLMRTGDFLCGVLMNKFANFARARALRSLVFSRLVQDGRHPVTLHRLRRLLGFDGESDESFLSFLSYFSLTENRTHPREVLVRFSDLKKPLLQDLSSYRKVRATTFASAFLHPPQGISRQKLFDPDYPDDTGDASAPVAPSRGPAMASPSRAFPVSQGGVAGREGSGSPSPPRLSPQSSFPAFPPSPSLPAASAPSPAVSSSQVGGGAASRFSEENLRKMKARLQASSLFSSVAKSAADTPSSLFSAAAPASALPAASSSSRPPSSSSPAAALVSSSPFEKSLGAGAQTSADLASLLHKFQPPFRSPAPGQPAQAPPPPPPAGFAFPSLPSTSVASSSLFAGAAPRGSAESKPAPAPRPAEAATSLGLEQTGTQASEAGAAKLVSLAPSPPVFGCLAAPPALRRERESPSAGGGVEAAEGGRPQMLGKIGVSASPSPSPAQPLLGPSSAAGAQPSFGAAPSPQLGGEARAKELPEAPAAEKHREGDRADAAETAEGGEQEAGAEEEEDARREEVELRSKEPHRAAAVARRERAVERERRENDRREREAEAKQRQQEEEERNRQQQEEERSRQQQEEERSRQQQQEEEELAAMAGEDRELWMNLVGVQGWREGRRRFEVLRSVLSSPAQESKRERRRSSESVASSPRNPGAREEDRPRGARDTAELRAASFASCRSVRRRCSVERDEEGEERRLDQLERVLFFPRVRGISRRRRSDRSASRPRQPAPRTPKSTHRSRSLIKATPAKRTKHRHGLGRSLTPDRAAHALNSLVTSIVHRYRARLLNEAPTGREQDDKNDALQASASPFFACTAVVRQESESETLETAVDGEAASARDTLGVFAKFLLFTSAWLSLDRRPLPRDPVFAQAMDVENNAAGRGPSPCRLIVGDAHQPAGGVERQAGSLRGGGRGGDACSADALVAALLPQALGFLWEREAKAREGGGGIAGTPCCGGVAFSLPAGSTARRAADKAVVLPSAVFWGEAALRGQGDETMQGERSGILASSAAGASSPASSVPVHSCLHIVGSRWVPGAADASWSALRRQKAPAGGDEEREQEGRAFFFREEQVWEGATGVFLSLPFAVAVGDASPSPACSYGRRKGDQRSAAFSSFLLPSATAQRAAVGEESEEMANGEDAKGGEAAASALPVSVFWEDLQVVRGGEAAPGGMRGVIDEAPDARRAREERTKRVWREILVRLVYFVKRLRNSSSASPRHLELSQSSDGKDGNDDGAALGDFEALPPLRLLFTLIVPPHAVRLSDASSQQRTTDARGGFRRGQRSREDAEAEQRPTRVEKTVEEEAQGLVAVALRRRLEAIAADAHGWLDEKTRQDAAALLSSRLVQFTCAGYVPAARTMFSFSTSASPLGAETSSRIPLSSPFTCDGLSEGRLLPASRWLHRAVRSMTRLALETHRLLLLPRPVPLLLSDVLRSQWRLQLQAYLSSPSQAAGEAMPLRVGSLIDGGSGRPAKGARGEEAEQTSDERWREDRRSGESGADSKKDMAVERLREACHLRVSLRLIKQTVEAVEHCVAFSSGLSQWILPPPEWRVACDGFEAMQGEGRAQAEERGEGEGEGRRRRRARRSDCCGLEELEESYTRGNAVKTLRGLQRGLEEKGKRIASFLASGASAAGDGAATRAQMREDEEAFIGWGERAKAAHTVQDVCEALEAQASALFQFSECKPKGQAQAERGPISCLLLVPHPVWGLLQETADEPWKGRLAPWTVVGLDAGLRPLETPEEPARSPETPPSADERPAERSLAQEVAPSDHVCAGRPCGDPSSLVETGPAASSRMTDGAAPTRQSPASALPLDLSEDSRATEEGSASPTADESGTEGRRRRREEEGTRSSLLLVSLIQSAKRCRLGLEAESRETENLIRVILGAKA, from the exons ATGAagccgtctccgctcgcggccgcgttcgcttctgctgcgaccgcggggccttcttcttctctctttggAGGGGGGGGTagcctcgcggcctcggcttcttctctcccggcggcctcttccgcctctccctttgcctcctcttcttctctcttccccgctgcgtcggcttcctcctcggcgcctttctcgtctttctcctgctccgtttcctcctcttctgcggacTCCCTCtttgcgtcgtcttcttccgcgcccggtcctcctccctctgcgccccCGTTCCCCTCTGCCCCTGCCTCGTCGCAGGTCTCTGCTCTCGGCTCTGCGGGCTCCGCAGCcccagcgcctcggcggcccgcgtgcgtgtctctgtcgcctccgcgggggTCGAGCCCTAGCAAAATGGTGTCCTtgtccgccgcccccctggGGAGCCgaacggcgtcgccgtcgctcgcgccctctgcggctgttGCGGCGtccgcttccttcgcgctttcggctgccgcagccttTTCTGCCTCGGGCTCCGGGTCAGCCCTCCcggggaggaagaaggcgccgtTCGTGGCGACGGGCGGTCGCGATCGCCTCTACACGCCGGAGGGCGACTccgtgcctccgccgctgcccacGCACCGCGTGCGCAAGCTCTCGACCCGCTCGGGCGTGCCGGGCGCCGagctgggcgccgcggagagcgcgaatCCGCTTCTCGTGGAGACTGAGAAGGAAAACCCAATTCTGCTCAAGATTCAGGACCCGCTGCAGATTCTCCACcaagacgcgggcgccgcggcggaaggagcgggcgaggctgcagccgccgaaaagggcgcgtcgtccttcttcgtcggGAGACTCTACGGCTtctgcagcgaagaggaaatGCTGGACAAGCAGCAAGTCTGCACAACCAGCGACTTTGAGCGACTCGAGGCCGTCGTCCCCGGGGACCCCGAAGCGCGAATC aTCAACCCACTGCTTGCAGTGGCGTCATTTcgacgcagcgacgcggggaAGCCGTTCCACCCTGTGGGCACGCGTCCGGCGGTGTGGTGTCGGCGCACCGTTCACCATCTGCTGACCTACTCGGTCGACGCCGACTTGACGAATCCGGCTGGAGCCGCGTCCGActgcggcttctcgcgcggtgCGGAGAAGAAGTATTTGGTTTCTCGCCAGGGGCGTGGCTACGCGTTCCTGGATGTCTACAACTTTGTGAGAGACAGACTCCGCGCGTGTTGGCAGCACCTGACTGTGCAACACGTGCAGAAGCACCGCGCGTACATCGAGACGCTGGAGATCTCGTTTCGCTTCCTGATTTTCGCGGAGCATGCGCTGGCGAGCGACCCCAGCTTCGACCGCGTCTCCAACCAGGGCCTCATGCAGACCTGTCTCGACAAGCTGATGCACGGCTACGAGGCCGTCCGCTCCTTccaggcgaagcgcgacTTCCACGCCTACCTgcagcgctgcagcgagcTTGCGCAGGCGAACACCCCGTCGCTGGCGGACGTGCTCGTCTACGCCAGCGCCTACGAGGGCGAGTTCTGGGGCTACCGCATCCTCTCGCTGATGAGCGTCAGCGACAGCGAACGCGCGCTCATGGGCATCCTTCAGCGCGTGCCCGCGGGACTCCTCGCGCATCGCAGCgtccgcttcgcgcgcgccgccttcgaggCCTTCCGCACAGCCAACGTGCGCCGATACGTGCAGCTCATGCGCACTGGAgacttcctctgcggcgtgctGATGAACAAATTCGCCAACTTTGCGCGTGcacgcgccctccgcagcctcgtctTCAGCCGCCTCGTTCAGGACGGCCGACACCCAGTCACGCTCCACCGGCTGCGCAGACTCCTCGGATTCGACGGCGAGTCGG ATGAGTCCTTTctgtctttcctctcttACTTTTCGCTGACCGAGAACCGCACCCATCCACGCGAGGTGCTGGTACGCTTCAGCGACTTGAagaagccgctgctgcaggatcTCTCCAGCTACCGCAAAGTGCGCGCGACTACGTTTGCGTCTGCCTTTCTGCACCCGCCGCAGGGAATCTCTCGGCAGAAACTATTCGACCCCGACTACCCAGATGACACCGGAGATGCGTCGGCTCCTGTTGCGCCGTCCCGCGGCCCTGCGatggcctcgccctctcgcgcgtttcCCGTCTCTCAAGGGGGAGTCGCCGGACGCGAGGGaagcggctcgccgtcgcctccgcgtctgtcACCGCAGAGCAGCTTTCCTGCTTtccccccctctccgtccctgcctgccgcctctgcgccctcgcccgcggtcTCCTCTTCACAGGTtggcggaggagctgccTCTCGATTTAGCGAAGAGAACCTGCGGAAGATGAAGGCTCGACTGCAGGCCTCCAGTCTGTTTTCGTCTGtcgcgaagagcgccgccgacactccttcttctctgttttccgctgccgcgcctgcgtctgctctccccgccgcgtcttcatcttctcgccctccctcctcgagttcgcctgctgcagccctagtgtcctcttcgccctttGAAaagtcgctcggcgccggcgcgcagactTCCGCGGATCTGGCTTCTCTCCTCCACAAGTTTCAGCCTCCTTTTCGGTCGCCAGCGCCAGGGCAGCCTGCCCAggctccccctccgccccctcccgCCGGGTTTGCATTTCCTTCGCTGCCGTCCACttctgtcgcctcctcttctctctttgcaggagcggcgccgcgggggagcGCAGAGTCGAAGCCCgcacctgcgccgcgccctgcggaggccgcgacgagccTCGGTCTCGAGCAGACAGGGACGCAAGCGAGTGAAGCGGGCGCCGCAAAACTCGTTTCTttggcgccgtcgccgccagtCTTCGGCTGTTtggcagcgcctccggcgctgcgccgcgagcgcgagagcccctcggcgggcggcggcgtggaggcagcCGAGGGAGGAAGGCCCCAGATGCTTGGTAAAatcggcgtctccgcctcgccttctccatcgcctgcgcagcctctcctgggcccttcctctgcggcgggcgctcaACCGTCTTTCGGCGCGgctccctcgccgcagctgggcggagaggcacgcgcgaaAGAGCTTCCAGAGGCCCCTGCAGCAGAGAAGcaccgcgaaggcgaccgtgcagacgccgcggagacagcagagggaggcgagcaggaggcaggggcagaggaggaagaggacgcacgcagagaggaggtcgagctgcgcagcaaAGAGCCAcaccgcgccgcggcagtcgcgCGAAGGGAGCGGGCGGTggagcgagagcggagagaaaacgacagaagagagagggaggcggaggcgaaacaaaggcagcaggaggaagaggagcgaaaccggcagcagcaggaagaagagcgaagccggcagcagcaggaagaggagcgaagccggcagcagcagcaggaagaagaagagctcgCCGCGATGGCTGGCGAAGACAGAGAGTTATGGATGAATCTCGTTGGCGTCCAGGGATGGAGAGAGGGCA GGCGGCGATTCGAAGTCTTACGTTCAGTCCTTTCTTCGCCCGCCCAGGAGAgcaagcgcgagcggcggagaagcagcgagtctgtcgcgtcttcgccgcgaaatccgggcgcgcgcgaagaagaccgccctcgcggcgctcgagacacagcggagctccgcgctgcctcgtTTGCTTCGTGTCGCTCTGTGCGGCGCCGGTGCAGCGTCGAacgagacgaggaaggagaagagagacgcctgGACCAGCTGGAGCGAGttctgttttttcctcgGGTTCGCGGGATCTCtaggcgacggagaagcgaCAGAAGCGCCTCGAGACCTCGCCAACCTGCTCCGCGGACACCAAAGTCAACGCATCGTTCGCGCTCCCTCATCAAGGCGACCCCGGCGAAGAGAACGAAGCACAGGCACGGCCTCGGGAGGAGTTTGACGCCGGaccgcgcggcgcatgcgctcaACTCGCTGGTCACCTCCATCGTGCACCGCTATCGAGCGCGCCTGCTCAACGAGGCGCCAACCGGAAGGGAGCAGGACGACAAAAACGACGCGCTccaggcgtctgcgtcgcccttcttcgcgtgCACCGCGGTAGTCAGGCAGGAAAGTGAGAGCGAAACGCTGGAAACTGCTGtggacggcgaagcagcgagcgcgcgagacaCCCTGGGCGTCTTCGCAAagttcctcctcttcaccTCGGCGTGGCTTTCCCTGGATCGCCGGCCGCTGCCCCGCGATCCGGTCTTCGCGCAGGCGATGGACGTCGAAAACAACGCGGCGGGCCGGGGGCCGTCTCCCTGTCGGCTTATAGTCGGAGACGCCCACCAGCCGGCGGGAGGGGTCGAGAGGCAAGCGGGGTCCCtgaggggcggcgggcgggggggagacgcctgcagcgccgacgcACTCGTCGCGGCTttgctgccgcaggcgctcggtTTCCTgtgggagagagaggcgaaagcccgcgagggcggcggaggcatcGCAGGGACGCCCTGCTGCGGGGGCGTGGCGTTTTCCCTCCCGGCGGGGTcgactgcgcggcgcgccgcagacaagGCGGTTGTCCTGCCGAGCGCGGTTTTCTGGGGGGAAGCCGCACTGCGCGGTCAGGGCGACGAGACGATGCagggcgagcgcagcggtattctcgcgtcttccgccgctggcgcgtcgtctccggcgtCCTCCGTGCCAGTCCACAGCTGTCTGCATATCGTGGGATCACGCTGGGTGCCAGGGGCTGCCGACGCCAGTTGGTCGGCTTTACGCAGACAGAAAGCGCCTGCCGGAGGggacgaggagagggagcAAGAGGGTAGAGCTTTCTTCTTTAGAGAGGAACAAGTCTGGGAGGGCGCCACAGGCGtgtttctctcgctgccctTTGCGGTGGcggtcggcgacgcgtcgccgtctccggcgtGCAGTTACGGACGAAGGAAGGGCGACCAGCGCTCCGCGGCTTTCTCGTCTTTCCTCCTGCCttccgcgaccgcgcagcgcgcggcggtgggcgaggagagcgaggagatggcgaacggcgaagacgcaaaaggcggagaggccgcggcctccgccttgcCCGTTTCTGTTTTCTGGGAAGACCTCCAGGtagtccgcggcggcgaggctgcgccgggGGGGATGAGGGGGGTGATCGACGAGGCGCCAGATGCCAGGCgtgcgcgagaagaaaggacGAAGCGTGTGTGGAGGGAGATTCTGGTGCGCCTTGTTTATTTTGTAAAAAGGCTGCGAAACAGTTCCTCGGCCTCCCCTAGGCACCTCGAGTTGTCGCAGTCCAGCGACGGAAAAGACGGCAATGACGATGGCGCAGCGCTGGGAGACTTCGAGGccctgcctcctctgcgtctcctcttcacGCTCATCGTCCCTCCGCACGCCGTCCGCCTCTCAGACGCGAGCTCGCAGCAGAGGACAActgacgcgagaggcggctttcgaagaggccagcggagccgggaagacgccgaggcagagcAACGGCCGACTCGAGTCGAGAAGACCGTTGAGGAAGAGGCGCAAGGACTCGTGGCTGtggcgcttcggcggcgtctggaGGCCATCGCAGCTGACGCCCATGGATGGCTGGACGAAAAAACAAG gcaagacgcggcggccctcTTGTCGTCTCGTCTGGTCCAGTTCACGTGCGCGGGCTACGTCCCTGCTGCGCGGACTATGTTCTCGTTCTCGAcatccgcgtcgcctttGGGTGCTGAGACTTCTTCGCGCATTCCGCTCTCGTCTCCCTTCACCTGCGACGGCCTATCTGAAGGCCGGCTCCTCCCTGCGTCGCGTTGGCTGCATCGCGCCGTCCGGTCCATGACGCGGCTAGCGCTGGAGACTCACCGACTTCTTCTACTGCCGCGCCCtgtgcctcttcttctctccgaCGTTCTCCGCTCCCAGtggaggctgcagctgcaggcctacctgtcttctccttctcaaGCCGCAGGTGAGGCGATGCCTCTGCGTGTGGGGTCGCTCATTGACGGGGGGAGCGGGCGGCCTgcgaagggcgcgcgcggcgaggaggcggagcaaACCTCAGACGAGAGGTGGAGAGAAGACCGCAGGAGCGGAGAAAGCGGCGCCGACTCGAAGAAAGATATGGCTGTAGAGAGGCTTCGAGAAGCCTGCCATCTCCGCGTGTCACTTCGGCTCATCAAGCAAACAGTGGAGGCTGTTGAGCATTGCGTCGCCTTCAGTTCCGGCCTCTCTCAGTGGATTCTTCCGCCGCCAGAGTGGCGAGTCGCGTGCGACGGTTTCGAGGCGATgcaaggcgaaggccgcgcgcaagcagaagagagaggcgaaggcgagggagaaggacggcgaaggcgacgggcACGCCGCTCAGactgctgcggcctcgaagAGCTAGAAGAAAGCTACACCCGCGGAAACGCTGTGAAGACTTTAAGAGGGCTGCAGAGGGGGCTAGAGGAGAAAGGCAAGCGGATCGCGAGCTTCCTTGCAAGCGGCGCCAGTgctgctggcgacggcgccgcgacgcgtgCCCAAAtgcgagaagacgaagaggccttCATCGGCTGGGGAGAAAGAGCGAAAGCCGCACACACCGTGCAAGATGTCTGCGAAgctctggaggcgcaggcgagtgcCCTCTTCCAGTTCTCCGAGTGTAAGCCGAAAGGGCAGGCACAGGCGGAGCGGGGCCCGATttcgtgtctcctcctcgtgcCTCACCCCGTGTGGGGTCTCCTCCAGGAGACGGCTGATGAGCCCTGGAAGGGCCGTCTGGCGCCGTGGACGGTCGTCGGCCTCGACGCGGGGCTTCGACCCCTTGAGACGCCGGAGGAGCCGGCAAGATCTCCAGAGACGCCCCCCTCCGCTGACGAGCGCCCTGCAGAGAGGAGCCTAGCCCAGGAAGTTGCGCCGTCTGATCACGTGTGCGCAGGCCGACCCTGCGGTGACCCCAGCTCGCTGGTCGAGACCGGAcctgcagcttcttcgcgcaTGACAGACGGCGCTGCACCCACGAGACAGTCTCCCGCTTCCGCGTTGCCGCTGGATCTGAGTGAAGACAGTCGCGCGACAGAGGAAGggtccgcgtcgccgacggcggacgAGTCTGGAACggaagggcggcgccgaaggagagaagaagagggcacCCGAAGTTCCTTGTTGCTCGTCTCGCTCATTCAGTCTGCGAAACGCTGTCGTCTGGGGCTGGAAGCCGAGAGCAGGGAGACGGAGAATTTGATCCGAGTGATTCTGGGAGCAAAGGCgtga